One Gemmatimonadota bacterium genomic region harbors:
- a CDS encoding TonB family protein, translating into MSYATFAHRVRAVCAVVACVSTGLAIPGTLRAQRGEVGTGGIKGLVRDSLGQPVAGAQIAVAGTSLVVESDDNGEFLLAKAAPGETSLRIRRIGFRPDTVRVSVLAGETAAADVTLTRLAIELDPLVVVGRRNVSGRIAGFYERMSRGSGGHFLTREAIERRNPVNMTDLFRMIPGAQVQSRGFGRTVVRFRGGRTAPLVWLDGTPLYAAEFDLDSVDPRTFEGVEIYSGPASVPAEFQGNRAISSSGGTIILWTKEGELRTKKRKKDQLSPAAIIERMVEAKTVFTASEVDAPAAPDSSDLIRPVYPDSMFMNAIPGRTMVEFVVDATGDVNMDTFSIVTASHPQFGEAVRRAVKDQRYKPARRNGRAVQQVVQQPFDFVPDSTILRRRR; encoded by the coding sequence ATGTCGTATGCCACATTCGCGCACCGCGTGCGCGCCGTCTGTGCCGTTGTCGCCTGCGTGAGTACCGGCCTGGCGATCCCAGGCACGCTCCGCGCGCAGCGTGGGGAGGTCGGGACCGGGGGCATCAAGGGCCTGGTGCGAGACTCGTTAGGCCAACCGGTGGCCGGGGCACAGATCGCGGTCGCCGGTACGAGCCTCGTGGTGGAGAGCGACGACAACGGGGAGTTCCTGCTCGCCAAGGCGGCGCCGGGCGAGACCTCGCTTCGGATCCGCCGGATCGGCTTTCGCCCGGATACGGTGCGTGTCAGCGTCCTTGCCGGGGAAACGGCCGCGGCCGACGTGACCTTGACGCGCCTCGCGATCGAACTCGACCCGCTGGTGGTCGTTGGCCGCCGCAATGTGTCGGGTCGGATCGCCGGCTTCTACGAGCGGATGAGTCGTGGGTCAGGCGGCCACTTCCTCACGCGCGAGGCAATCGAGCGCCGCAACCCCGTCAACATGACGGACCTCTTCCGCATGATTCCCGGTGCGCAGGTCCAGAGCCGCGGTTTTGGGCGGACGGTCGTCCGCTTTCGCGGCGGACGCACAGCGCCGCTCGTTTGGCTTGACGGCACGCCGCTGTATGCCGCCGAGTTCGACCTGGACTCGGTCGATCCCCGCACGTTCGAAGGCGTGGAGATCTACTCAGGGCCAGCCAGCGTACCGGCGGAGTTCCAGGGCAATCGAGCGATCAGCAGCTCGGGCGGAACGATCATCCTGTGGACGAAGGAAGGCGAGCTGCGCACGAAGAAGCGCAAGAAGGACCAACTCTCACCTGCCGCGATTATCGAGCGCATGGTGGAGGCGAAGACGGTGTTCACCGCCTCCGAGGTGGACGCCCCCGCCGCCCCGGACTCTTCCGACTTGATCCGGCCGGTGTATCCGGACTCGATGTTCATGAACGCCATCCCGGGCCGCACCATGGTCGAGTTCGTCGTGGACGCGACGGGTGACGTGAACATGGACACCTTCAGCATCGTGACCGCATCCCACCCCCAGTTCGGCGAGGCGGTCCGGCGCGCCGTGAAGGACCAGCGGTACAAGCCGGCGCGACGGAATGGGCGGGCGGTGCAGCAGGTGGTGCAGCAGCCATTCGACTTCGTGCCGGACTCGACGATACTGCGGCGGAGGCGATAG
- a CDS encoding enoyl-[acyl-carrier-protein] reductase: MLSIDLTGRRALVAGVADDGGFGFFIAKSLAEAGASVCVATWPPALNIFLNLLERGKMDESRQMLDGSKLEFERIYPLDAVFDTLDQAPEDLRASKRYKEVGDFSIQGLADRMQADFGAPAFDILVHSLANGPEVKKSLLEVSRAGYLAAMSASAYSLVSMLQRLGPLMRTGGSVLSLTYMASERAVPGYGGGMSSAKAALESDTRLLAYEAGRKWGLRVNTISAGPYASRAASAIGIVQRMVEYCARNTPIPEALTAEEVGHAAAMLSSPLASGITGSTVYVDKGYHAMGMAVDALVPAPGDATS, translated from the coding sequence ATGCTTTCCATCGACCTCACCGGTCGGCGCGCCCTGGTGGCAGGGGTGGCCGACGACGGCGGATTCGGGTTCTTCATCGCCAAGTCGCTCGCCGAGGCCGGCGCCTCGGTGTGCGTGGCGACCTGGCCCCCAGCCCTCAACATCTTCCTGAACCTCCTCGAACGCGGGAAGATGGACGAGTCACGGCAGATGCTCGATGGCTCCAAGCTCGAGTTCGAGCGCATTTATCCGCTGGACGCGGTCTTCGACACCCTGGACCAGGCGCCGGAGGATCTGCGCGCGAGCAAGCGCTACAAGGAAGTAGGCGACTTCTCGATCCAGGGGCTCGCCGATCGGATGCAGGCGGACTTCGGTGCCCCCGCGTTCGATATCCTCGTGCACTCGCTCGCCAACGGACCGGAGGTCAAGAAGTCGCTGCTCGAGGTCTCTCGCGCGGGGTACCTCGCCGCGATGTCGGCGAGTGCCTATTCGCTGGTGTCGATGCTGCAGCGCCTGGGCCCCCTGATGCGCACCGGCGGATCAGTGCTCTCCTTGACCTACATGGCCAGCGAGCGCGCGGTCCCTGGATACGGCGGAGGAATGTCCTCGGCGAAGGCTGCGCTGGAGAGTGATACGCGCCTCCTGGCCTACGAAGCGGGACGCAAGTGGGGACTCCGGGTCAATACGATCTCGGCCGGGCCCTACGCCTCGCGGGCCGCGAGTGCGATCGGGATCGTGCAGCGCATGGTGGAATACTGTGCCCGGAACACCCCGATCCCCGAGGCACTGACTGCCGAGGAAGTGGGGCATGCTGCGGCCATGTTGTCATCCCCGCTGGCGAGCGGGATCACGGGGAGTACGGTGTACGTCGACAAGGGCTACCACGCGATGGGAATGGCGGTGGACGCCCTCGTACCGGCACCGGGCGACGCAACGAGCTGA
- a CDS encoding amidohydrolase family protein, translating to MTRPSLTSTMRTMTSSTIRAVFALAVTTLLVPGTLRAQERMTVPPQDKPVVLRGATIHTVTRGTITNGTIVFDRGRISAIGGPEVAVPNGAKVVDVSGKHIYPGLVDAYSTVGITEIGAVDVSNDIREIGDFNPNVRAEVAVNAESRHIGTTRSAGVLVAFSTPDGGVISGLSSALNLEGWTWEEMSMKGAAALNVRWPDPMAQPRRGFGGGGPGGRGAAGPPPKTYAEQVQQIKDWFGEARAYRDAVKSGQDVRTDSRYAAMIPALDGTIPVVVAADGAAQINDAITWGKAEGVKLVIRGGRDAVFVADRLKAENVPVILTSTMAAPEREYEGYDNAYATPAKLHAAGVKFAIAGGSGGLYSNRLPWDAGVAVAFGLPEEEALKSVTINAATFLGVADKVGSLEVGKEATVLITTGTPLDMTSNILQSYIQGREINMMDIHKLFFQKYMEKIKQQTPAKVVP from the coding sequence ATGACTCGCCCATCCCTCACATCGACCATGCGCACCATGACCTCCTCGACCATACGCGCCGTGTTCGCCCTGGCGGTGACGACGCTGCTCGTTCCAGGCACCCTGCGCGCGCAGGAGCGGATGACCGTCCCACCGCAGGACAAGCCCGTGGTCCTGCGAGGCGCCACGATTCACACGGTGACCCGGGGGACCATCACCAACGGCACGATCGTGTTTGACCGCGGGCGCATTTCCGCGATCGGTGGGCCTGAGGTGGCGGTCCCGAATGGCGCCAAGGTCGTCGACGTCTCGGGCAAGCACATCTATCCCGGTCTCGTGGACGCCTACAGCACCGTGGGCATCACGGAGATCGGCGCGGTGGATGTCTCCAACGACATTCGCGAGATCGGGGATTTCAATCCGAACGTCAGGGCCGAGGTCGCGGTGAACGCCGAGAGCCGGCATATCGGAACGACGCGCTCGGCGGGGGTGCTCGTCGCGTTCAGCACACCGGACGGCGGCGTGATCTCCGGCTTGTCCTCCGCGCTCAACCTCGAAGGGTGGACGTGGGAGGAGATGTCGATGAAGGGGGCGGCCGCGCTGAACGTGCGCTGGCCTGACCCCATGGCGCAGCCGCGACGCGGCTTCGGCGGCGGCGGCCCGGGCGGCCGCGGTGCCGCTGGACCGCCGCCGAAGACCTATGCCGAGCAGGTCCAACAGATCAAGGACTGGTTTGGTGAGGCGCGGGCCTACCGAGACGCGGTGAAGAGTGGGCAGGACGTGCGGACCGATTCACGGTATGCCGCCATGATCCCGGCCCTCGACGGCACCATCCCGGTGGTCGTGGCGGCCGATGGCGCCGCACAGATCAACGATGCCATCACGTGGGGCAAGGCCGAGGGAGTCAAGCTGGTGATTCGCGGCGGACGCGACGCCGTGTTCGTGGCGGACCGACTCAAGGCGGAAAACGTGCCGGTCATCCTCACCTCCACCATGGCAGCCCCCGAACGGGAGTACGAGGGATATGACAACGCCTATGCGACGCCCGCGAAGTTGCACGCCGCCGGGGTGAAGTTTGCCATCGCCGGCGGCTCCGGTGGGCTCTACAGCAATCGCCTGCCGTGGGATGCCGGGGTTGCCGTGGCCTTCGGATTGCCGGAGGAGGAAGCGCTCAAGTCCGTCACCATCAACGCCGCCACGTTCCTCGGGGTCGCGGACAAGGTGGGGTCGCTGGAGGTCGGGAAGGAAGCGACCGTGCTGATCACGACCGGCACACCCCTGGACATGACGAGCAACATCCTGCAGTCGTATATCCAGGGACGCGAGATCAACATGATGGACATCCACAAGCTCTTCTTCCAGAAGTACATGGAGAAGATCAAGCAGCAGACGCCAGCGAAGGTCGTACCCTAA
- a CDS encoding amidohydrolase family protein: MKQTFMDAEWYPRAWAAYEASGRALLPPETSEALAALGRAVKGQQPVYFETGSEEDYLRAYKLAQDFKLTPWFRGNGQEYRLIDVLKGRTQPLVVPLAFPDAPNVSSPEAAANASLADLRHWYLAPTNPAQLATAGVPFAITADGLSSLQQFLPNLRTAVARGLAPDKALAALTTVPATWLGIEKTHGVIAAGKVANLVVSEGDLFTEESAVRDVWVQGVRYGVTRPPQVDPRGTWTITSSDPGAFTSATVRIEGPLNRIRGTIEIAGRRSVNLTTARITAETGRLEATFPGEAIGLEGATLLTGSVREQEFYGWVSLPNGTDATYRGTRTEAYEGPARGAVASKVPNLNLPFMRPSMEFGLTGAPAQPAAVLVRNATVWTQGPQGRMENADLLVQAGKVVRVGQRLTAPTGAVVIDASGKHVTPGLIDPHTHSGVSAVNESGFAIVPEVQMGDVVTHNNIWFYRQLAGGLTTTMIKHGSANPIGGENVYVKIRWGSLPDEYKLAGAPRTVKFALGENPKRSPTRYPNTRMGVQEIIRDHFLAARDYRKEWQRWEKEKTGIPPRRDLRMEAILDILDQKLLVSSHGYRADEFLALVRLAEEFGFRIQTLQHGVEAFKIASELKASGVAAVVWSDWGAFKMEAYDNTTYNARLLMEAGVVTSLHSDDSEISTRMNWEAGKLLRTGVEEVAALSTVTNQSAKAIAIDNRVGSLEAGKDADFVIWNGNPLSQFTKAEQTWVDGRRYFSLDEDKALRAETARQRAQLIQAVLAATPAEGTPAGAPARPRGPGGSR; encoded by the coding sequence ATGAAGCAGACCTTCATGGACGCGGAGTGGTACCCGCGCGCCTGGGCGGCGTACGAAGCCAGTGGCCGCGCCTTGCTGCCGCCAGAGACCAGTGAGGCGCTCGCGGCCCTCGGCCGGGCGGTGAAGGGGCAACAGCCGGTGTACTTCGAGACCGGGAGCGAGGAGGACTACCTCCGCGCCTACAAGCTCGCCCAGGACTTCAAGCTGACGCCGTGGTTCCGCGGCAACGGCCAGGAATACCGCCTCATCGACGTGCTTAAGGGGCGCACACAGCCGCTGGTGGTACCGCTCGCCTTTCCCGATGCGCCCAACGTGTCGAGCCCGGAAGCCGCGGCCAACGCCTCACTCGCCGATCTGCGCCACTGGTACCTGGCGCCGACTAACCCGGCGCAGCTTGCCACGGCCGGCGTGCCGTTTGCCATCACCGCCGACGGCCTCTCGTCGTTGCAGCAGTTCCTCCCCAACTTGCGGACCGCCGTGGCCCGGGGCCTCGCCCCCGACAAGGCACTCGCCGCCCTGACGACCGTCCCGGCCACCTGGCTGGGCATCGAGAAGACCCACGGCGTCATCGCGGCCGGCAAGGTCGCGAACCTGGTGGTCAGCGAAGGGGACCTTTTCACCGAAGAGTCGGCCGTACGCGACGTCTGGGTGCAGGGGGTAAGGTACGGCGTCACGCGGCCGCCGCAGGTGGATCCGCGCGGCACGTGGACGATCACGTCGAGCGACCCGGGCGCCTTCACGAGCGCGACCGTCCGCATCGAGGGACCACTCAATCGGATCCGCGGCACCATCGAGATTGCCGGGCGTCGCTCGGTGAACCTCACGACGGCGCGGATCACCGCGGAAACCGGTCGCCTCGAGGCGACCTTCCCCGGCGAGGCGATCGGGCTCGAGGGCGCCACCTTGTTGACCGGATCGGTCCGGGAGCAGGAGTTCTACGGCTGGGTGTCCCTGCCTAACGGCACAGATGCCACCTACCGCGGGACCCGCACGGAAGCCTACGAAGGGCCCGCGCGTGGCGCCGTGGCCTCCAAGGTGCCCAACCTCAACCTGCCGTTCATGCGCCCGTCCATGGAGTTCGGGCTCACGGGTGCGCCGGCGCAGCCGGCCGCCGTGCTGGTGCGGAATGCCACGGTCTGGACGCAGGGACCGCAGGGCCGCATGGAGAACGCTGACCTGCTGGTGCAGGCCGGCAAGGTGGTGCGCGTGGGGCAGCGGCTCACCGCCCCCACGGGCGCTGTCGTGATCGACGCCTCGGGCAAGCACGTCACCCCGGGCCTGATCGACCCGCATACCCATTCCGGCGTGAGTGCCGTCAACGAGAGCGGCTTCGCGATCGTCCCCGAGGTGCAGATGGGCGACGTCGTCACCCACAACAACATCTGGTTCTACCGCCAGCTCGCGGGCGGGCTCACCACCACGATGATCAAGCACGGTTCGGCCAACCCGATCGGCGGCGAGAACGTGTACGTGAAGATCCGCTGGGGCTCGCTGCCCGACGAGTACAAGCTCGCGGGCGCGCCCCGCACCGTGAAGTTTGCCTTGGGCGAGAATCCCAAGCGCAGCCCGACGCGCTACCCGAACACCCGCATGGGGGTCCAGGAGATCATCCGCGACCACTTCCTCGCGGCGCGCGACTATCGCAAGGAATGGCAGCGGTGGGAGAAGGAGAAGACCGGGATCCCGCCGCGTCGCGACCTGCGCATGGAAGCGATCCTCGATATCCTCGACCAGAAGCTGCTCGTGTCGTCGCACGGGTATCGTGCCGACGAGTTCCTCGCGCTGGTGCGCCTCGCCGAGGAGTTCGGCTTCCGCATCCAGACGCTGCAGCACGGCGTGGAGGCGTTCAAGATCGCCAGCGAACTGAAAGCATCGGGCGTCGCTGCCGTGGTCTGGAGCGACTGGGGCGCCTTCAAGATGGAAGCGTACGACAATACGACGTACAACGCCCGCCTGCTGATGGAAGCGGGGGTGGTGACGTCCCTGCACTCCGACGACTCCGAGATCTCCACGCGCATGAACTGGGAGGCTGGAAAGCTCCTCCGCACCGGGGTCGAGGAAGTCGCCGCACTGTCAACGGTCACGAACCAGTCAGCGAAGGCCATCGCCATCGACAATCGTGTCGGCTCGCTCGAAGCGGGGAAGGACGCGGACTTCGTGATCTGGAACGGCAATCCGCTGTCGCAGTTCACCAAGGCCGAACAAACGTGGGTCGACGGTCGCCGCTACTTCTCGCTCGACGAAGACAAGGCGCTCCGAGCCGAGACGGCCCGTCAGCGTGCCCAGCTGATCCAGGCCGTCCTGGCCGCGACCCCTGCCGAGGGAACACCCGCTGGTGCTCCGGCACGTCCCCGCGGTCCTGGAGGCTCGCGCTAA